From Tachypleus tridentatus isolate NWPU-2018 chromosome 8, ASM421037v1, whole genome shotgun sequence, a single genomic window includes:
- the LOC143222072 gene encoding uncharacterized protein LOC143222072 isoform X1 yields MVVQEDASKLLREDARASTKNERKHRLKHRFEIIKRLGQGTYGKVQLAINKATGQEVAIKTIKKSKIESEKDLIRIRREIQIMSSIQHPHIIHIYEVFENKEKIVLVMQYASGGELYDLLNERKVFIETDARRLFRQITAAVYYCHKNKICHRDLKLENILLDEKGNAKIGDFGLSNVFNDRRLLSTFCGSPLYASPEIVKGVPYHGPEVDCWSLGVLLYTLVYGAMPFDGGNFKRLVRQICEGDYHEPKIKSEASGLIRRLLTVSPAKRATIVDICMDWWVNLGYNNSLLQVAEDLSNLTPVRLELLLALMPSSSITLNYFQKEDFSIVPIRTAKFTVSDDRNSSSLTAVCENGIPEELFEGEDGDTTTDSFDFVEGETAEYLITSAEKYPKLPDSNNGDENILPFGTSNIGGSKCVTQELVNTNMDKSFDMINESPNIRKSNLLLHSFNQGNKSYSLHTDMEDESIKTSPKTVVADDQGDQNSGCTFETEEALHNRKPVITGHGKQSEVKTEGKESDNGDPQLNIPTISQSALEIHHHVLQDMLEDSGKNSHTSPENSEGNEKKVVKTPVNNEENKEYDSLYKEHVTKIPVMSRQQKGNYEYIRETETNHKLADKKQSIDKLDNYLLDIKNEYKSEPQSKTFSDQEKDVTVTSDKETTTMNKQNNNPLTEEILSRNCEETSPNTPTITTEHQSGANSFTVLQNELHTVMPPQKDSSLDVSRCLGESASCKTVLEICNSSRIGISSSSGVPTDNVLITTTPANPDEIVSLSEERKDSSTAQTEISSDKPLCENTLPIENTFKMNSSPTKTVPKQDISSSKTNPQTNSLPIEDTLKVGKSANNHKDNVSSSQITAHSVLSLTVSQESNTFGQIMRNEAKSLDQNTEQDDRSSDQNFKNKVSEFDPNSKQNKSLTLTGDLLNNKSYDKTIKEPNVSFCQDKLHENISFDQSTSHEGKTSDIETVEVDSLLIQTSAGTNDSTEKAKSSNKNVQNKKKCPSKLPVVQKVETSVQKTTTKSKTSVEIGQPNLTQTNKSGVRKPGKIAIPTFFESPKPCSSPQGTEVRKIFSLKSVSDARKAFENKMNSPDNEPDTSKISRKINVSKTAPSSENFTKSSNTPVKTSPKSPSSTPRITGSADEFSKRKSPSPIKSPMSSDLIQLPPIKSGNSPSPPISKVIKGLPTSQETPSSCKVSKPSSSVPVSVSRRGSCTRKSRSPENKNSSQAHSKSPEDKKCRRHTNNNALPLSHNSTICKDEQIITVPKNKVLKEESLKQEIKSEILAEEKQYGDTMNISTTLKKQYSFSANEQMEGGQIELQCQNNIAYNTDEVNSVITKIKTIKKNKEPNKMLMQNDHKSTDLTENQNSLAFENNQNIPNGNSDSLKTVDTKKKIENFKSSEVLEQKENEAIYLKVEEKTKGNKTTQERQEREQTLSTKSPVVTGIKVTKQKELTRKTENLAIADKNLQERQEPEEPLFSSTTDGIQMIKQDEPLRKAEDLTKGGKNTQEKQKPDEPLSTKSSTGDGLQVIKQNEPPRKGEDLTKGGKERKKPEEPLLTKSSTTDGMQMVKQKEPPRKVEDLTKGGKNTQERQESEEPLLTKSFTGEDLQVIKQNEPPRKGEDLTKGGKNTQERQEPEQSLLTESFTTHDMQEIKQNESLSKAEDLTKGGKNTQKRQEPEQSLLTESSSTDDIQLFKQKESCKMAENLTKADQNTQERQELEQFLSTESSSIDGTQIIKQKEPSTMTENLTKGDQNTQESQEQEQTSTANSDTDAIHLIKQKEPSGKIEAITKTSKNTHKRQEHVQYSSSESSVVDDMQVIEQKEPSRKMKNVTKDQSINSWSDLSINRSLQIPTEISTKRQPTAENHLVKDPFKEDFINIKETFISKNEDSVTDSGLSVPFENKYTVSTKRTSETSQEETALFFKNKTKVSSKPISYSTPITPQLSHKVYDTNLTCVGSKQEVLGNVGTESNEQMNNLNTKELSIMERQTSSSSESDTNTETENNRFNFRRLSPEGASEKQCYGNSNIQINSGSEKDESNTHPQITRSYRKFTFNRDGSCVTETGKIYSTPAGGRTWTKVERKTKITKKPNQNDDDFKKVRHVQYKDISSDVHRSDSHSSSGSNDILDGSFFKKSYETFWDRKEDSFARMNKTRKQRAKEWLHGETLGSQSTDKESSDNEDYFDIHFEDTDTVTCDSQGLWRFLQTVNQDLIARLQSFRNRTPTSRPIRQHSLRMPSNQQSKSKLLSITRSVSQERPEKVTSRKNDKQDNIPHMGNITGLESYLTSPRLQTRSHVDSKSTESLHRDSSAKHSIHRKDGSSKSSINNDSQSCSVYSNDKNKIPEDDNGKRESYSGFIRPKGSRIAQNNSVKDTLRCEGVTSIINDSYVQRSVQTLNSQVVYPREVTENRRQNVEEWLLKSELGQEDAYISDSSRIDKCKLFSSKDRCQSDPAFLQTVQHKTEYNYHGNRMGMDSTRKSSMLDTTKDQLPLKTPVDKGILTNDQPSPFTHSYRNYEQFFNSPVLENTSERHYETSPSFEKNPTQEKMQCIPCSQSLSGNVIKDAVSYNEGCHKKRMFPVSSQGRPVFRINLPFSKSNLNMQSDTSEFHRQPEPFKKQCNEESMINYNQRSKESVINSTSPKSSLLDALMNRGYRHVMSQRLCSMGPSSYLAVNEENPVDSSNTTNRTLSDELDKERQFQSNELTQDHCPGKDDDNKKGIKYEEKCDEGEVKQNSFDSIQKDKNESSTNNIPHTNNNNEQSMSENDVNECKKNISQNKSKSSIPVKTKVKGKADVSEGPSTLENMDKAYTNEDCQVEQKEKEFPREEESVSERILRKSFYPRFNDDRQSRRRRSSYRGNEILQDLKNAGLSGSMCSLSYTDETSDTDSLWLPSSRRGSLRNFQREDNFSRDHSRERTKRLSARLEDYTDLPDPQTPSRRIQKKDYLSQHQWTMTLQSSDDIDSVFNDEKKDFISTRRPENVRRKRSDHGRFSLYEPSVLYPPGSGNVSFLERQRSLLGNRPSSIHASYLHGTMSSSYQNLLYDANYLDYDEIPRRSSLANSTFSLVEEMEDFED; encoded by the exons gtgGACTGCTGGAGCTTGGGTGTCCTACTGTACACCTTGGTATACGGCGCTATGCCCTTTGATGGTGGCAACTTTAAACGCCTTGTGCGTCAGATTTGTGAAGGAGATTACCACGAACCCAAAATAAAATCCG AGGCATCTGGGTTAATTCGACGCTTGTTGACAGTGAGTCCTGCTAAACGAGCCACCATTGTAGACATCTGTATGGACTGGTGGGTTAATCTGGGCTACAACAATTCTTTGCTTCAGGTTGCAGAAGATCTGTCTAATCTGACTCCCGTTCGCCTCGAACTTCTACTTGCTCTAATGCCTTCTTCTTCCATaacgttaaattattttcaaaaggaAGATTTTTCTATTGTTCCTATTCGGACAGCAAAATTTACTGTATCAGATGATCGTAACTCTTCTAGCCTCACTGCTGTTTGTGAAAACGGGATCCCAGAGGAGTTATTTGAAGGAGAAGACGGTGACACTACAACTGATAGCTTTGATTTTGTCGAAGGAGAAACCGCCGAGTATCTGATTACAAGTGCTGAAAAGTATCCGAAATTACCCGACTCTAATAACGGAGATGAGAATATTCTGCCTTTTGGAACATCAAATATTGGAGGATCGAAATGTGTAACACAAGAACTGGTCAATACAAATATGGATAAATCGTTTGATATGATTAATGAATCCCCAAACATTCGAAAGTCAAATTTGTTACTGCACAGTTTCAATCAAGGTAATAAGTCATATTCTTTACATACAGACATGGAAGATGAATCCATCAAAACATCGCCAAAAACAGTGGTAGCTGACGATCAAGGGGACCAAAACTCTGGATGTACCTTTGAAACAGAAGAAGCACTTCATAACAGAAAACCGGTAATTACAGGTCATGGTAAACAGAGTGAAGTGAAGACAGAAGGGAAGGAATCTGACAATGGAGATCCTCAACTGAATATACCAACTATTTCTCAGAGTGCCCTTGAGATACATCACCACGTACTGCAAGACATGCTCGAAGATTCAGGTAAAAATAGTCATACTTCACCAGAGAATTCAGAAGGCAATGAGAAAAAAGTTGTGAAAACACCAGTGAATAATGAGGAAAATAAAGAATATGATTCATTATATAAGGAACACGTGACGAAAATACCTGTTATGTCTCGACAACAAAAAGGTAATTACGAATACATCAGAGAAACTGAAACCAATCATAAACTTgctgataaaaaacaaagtattgataaacttgataattatttattagatattaaAAACGAGTATAAAAGTGAACCACAGTCTAAAACTTTTTCTGACCAAGAAAAGGACGTTACAGTTACGAGTgacaaagaaacaacaactatGAATAAACAGAACAACAATCCTTTAACAGAAGAAATCCTATCTCGTAACTGTGAAGAAACTAGCCCTAATACTCCCACCATTACTACAGAACATCAAAGTGGTGCTAATTCTTTCACGGTTCTTCAAAACGAACTCCATACAGTAATGCCACCACAAAAAGACAGTTCACTAGATGTCTCTCGATGTTTAGGAGAAAGCGCCTCCTGTAAGACTGTACTAGAAATATGCAATTCGTCAAGAATTGGAATCTCTTCTTCTTCGGGTGTACCAACAGATAATGTACTCATCACTACCACTCCTGCTAATCCTGATGAAATCGTTTCTTTGAGTGAGGAGAGAAAAGATAGTTCAACTGCACAGACAGAAATCTCATCTGATAAACCATTATGTGAGAATACTTTGCccattgaaaatacttttaaaatgaataGTTCTCCAACTAAAACTGTTCCAAAGCAAGATATCTCTTCTTCAAAAACAAACCCACAGACAAACAGTTTACCCATTGAAGATACTTTAAAAGTGGGAAAATCAGCCAATAATCACAAGGACAACGTTTCTTCCAGCCAGATAACAGCACATTCTGTTCTATCCCTGACAGTATCACAGGAAAGCAATACATTTGGGCAGATTATGCGAAATGAAGCCAAATCTTTAGATCAAAACACGGAACAAGACGATAGGTCATCTGaccagaattttaaaaataaggtaTCTGAATTTGatcctaattctaaacaaaataagTCACTTACTCTGACTGGTGACCTTCTAAATAACAAGTCATACGATAAGACAATAAAAGAACCTAATGTCTCATTTTGTCAAGATAAACTACACGAAAACATATCATTTGACCAAAGTACTTCACATGAAGGCAAAACGTCAGACATAGAAACAGTTGAAGTAGACAGTTTACTCATTCAGACCTCAGCTGGAACGAATGATTCTACTGAAAAAGCTAAGTCTTCTAACAAAAATGTCCAAAATAAGAAGAAATGTCCAAGTAAATTACCAGTTGTTCAAAAAGTTGAAACATCTGTTCAAAAAACTACAACTAAAAGCAAAACATCTGTTGAAATAGGACAACCAAATCTtactcaaacaaacaaatctggcGTTCGAAAGCCGGGAAAAATTGCAATTCCCACTTTCTTCGAATCTCCAAAACCCTGTTCATCACCACAGGGAACGGAAGTCAGAAAAATATTTTCGCTCAAATCTGTTTCTGATGCAAGGAAGgcctttgaaaataaaatgaattctCCAGATAATGAACCCGATACAAGCAAAAtatcaagaaaaataaatgtttcaaaaactgctccTTCTAGTGAAAATTTCACCAAGTCATCAAACACTCCTGTAAAGACGTCACCCAAGTCTCCATCAAGTACGCCACGAATAACTGGCTCAGCTGATGAATTCTCAAAAAGGAAAAGTCCTTCTCCAATCAAATCCCCCATGTCTTCAGATTTGATACAATTACCACCCATAAAATCAGGTAACAGCCCATCACCCCCAATCTCAAAGGTAATAAAAGGACTACCTACTTCTCAAGAAACACCGTCTTCATGTAAAGTTTCAAAACCATCATCTTCTGTACCCGTTAGCGTTTCTCGGAGGGGAAGTTGCACTCGAAAATCTCGCTCTCCTGAAAATAAGAATTCTAGTCAAGCTCATTCCAAGTCACCAGAAGACAAAAAATGTAGGCGACATACAAATAACAATGCTCTGCCCTTAAGTCACAATTCGACTATTTGTAAAGATGAACAAATCATAACAGTTcccaaaaataaagttttgaaagagGAGTcgttaaaacaagaaataaaatctgAGATATTGGCTGAAGAAAAGCAATACGGTGATACAATGAACATAAGCACTACTTTGAAGAAGCAATATTCATTTTCAGCAAATGAACAAATGGAAGGAGGTCAAATTGAACTACAGTGTCAAAATAACATAGCATATAATACTGATGAAGTTAATAgcgttataacaaaaataaaaactatcaagaaaaataaagaacCAAATAAAATGTTGATGCAAAATGATCACAAATCAACAGATTTAACTGAAAATCAAAATAGTTTGGCATTTGAAAATAACCAGAACATTCCAAATGGAAATTCGGATTCCTTGAAAACAGTAGACAccaagaaaaaaatagaaaattttaagtCCTCTGAGGTTTTAGAACAGAAAGAAAATGAAGCAATATACTTGAAAGTAGAAGAAAAGACAAAAGGAAATAAAACCACGCAGGAAAGACAAGAACGTGAGCAAACCTTGTCGACTAAAAGTCCTGTTGTTACTGGCATTAAAGTGACTAAACAAAAAGAACTGACCAGAAAAACTGAGAATCTAGCAATAGCAGATAAAAACTTACAGGAAAGACAAGAACCTGAGGAACCACTGTTCAGTTCTACCACTGATGGCATACAAATGATTAAACAAGACGAGCCACTCAGAAAAGCTGAGGATTTAACAAAAGGAGGTAAAAACACACAGGAGAAACAAAAACCTGATGAACCATTGTCGACTAAAAGTTCTACTGGTGATGGCTTGCAAGTGATTAAACAAAATGAGCCACCCAGAAAAGGTGAGGATTTAACAAAAGGAGGTAAGGAAAGAAAAAAACCTGAGGAACCATTGTTAACTAAAAGTTCCACCACTGATGGCATGCAAATGGTTAAACAAAAAGAGCCACCCAGAAAGGTTGAGGATTTAACAAAAGGAGGTAAGAACACACAGGAAAGACAAGAATCTGAGGAACCATTGTTGACTAAAAGTTTTACTGGTGAAGACTTGCAAGTGATTAAACAAAATGAGCCACCCAGAAAAGGTGAGGATTTAACAAAGGGAGGTAAAAACACACAGGAAAGACAAGAACCTGAGCAATCCTTGTTGACTGAAAGTTTTACCACTCATGATATgcaagaaattaaacaaaacgaATCACTCAGTAAAGCTGAGGATTTAACAAAAGGAGGTAAGAACACACAGAAAAGACAAGAACCTGAGCAATCCTTGTTGACTGAAAGTTCTTCCACTGATGACATACAACTATTTAAACAAAAAGAATCGTGCAAAATGGCAGAGAACTTAACAAAAGCAGATCAAAACACACAAGAAAGACAAGAGCTTGAACAGTTCTTGTCGACTGAAAGTTCTTCCATTGATGGcacacaaataattaaacaaaaagagCCATCTACAATGACTGAGAACCTAACAAAAGGAGATCAAAACACACAAGAAAGCCAAGAACAGGAGCAAACGTCGACTGCGAATTCTGATACTGATGCTATTCAtcttattaaacaaaaagaaCCATCAGGGAAAATCGAAGCTATCAcgaaaacaagtaaaaacacacataaaagacAAGAACATGTACAGTATTCATCGTCTGAAAGCTCTGTCGTTGATGATATGCAAGTAATTGAACAGAAAGAACCATCTAGAAAGatgaaaaatgtaacaaaagatCAATCAATAAACAGTTGGTCTGATCTTAGCATAAATCGTTCATTGCAGATTCCAACTGAAATCAGCACCAAGAGACAACCTACTGCAGAGAACCATTTAGTAAAAGATCCCTTCAAAGaagactttataaatataaaagaaacttttatttccaAAAATGAGGATTCTGTTACTGACAGTGGCTTATCGGTtccatttgaaaacaaatatactgtaTCTACCAAGAGAACTTCTGAAACTTCACAGGAAGAAACAGCACTGTTTTTCAAAAATAAGACAAAAGTCTCGTCAAAGCCAATTTCTTATTCAACTCCTATAACACCTCAATTGTCACACAAGGTTTATGACACTAACTTAACTTGCGTGGGAAGTAAACAAGAAGTGTTGGGAAATGTTGGTACTGAATCTAATGAACAAATGAATAATTTGAACACCAAAGAATTGTCGATAATGGAAAGGCAAACAAGTTCTAGTAGTGAGTCAGATACGAATACTGAGACGGAAAACAACAGGTTTAATTTTAGGAGACTGTCACCAGAAGGCGCTTCTGAGAAACAGTGTTATGGAAACAGCAATATTCAGATAAACAGTGGAAGTGAGAAAGATGAATCTAACACACACCCACAAATAACACGCAGCTACCGAAAGTTTACCTTCAACAGAGATGGTTCTTGTGTTACAGAGACAGGCAAAATATATTCAACCCCAGCTGGAGGGAGAACGTGGACTAAAGTAGAAAGAAAAACGAAAATCacaaagaaaccaaatcaaaacGATGATGATTTTAAAAAAGTGCGGCACGTGCAATACAAAGACATATCAAGCGATGTACACAGATCGGACAGCCACAGTTCCTCTGGTTCTAATGACATTCTGGATGGATCTTTTTTCAAAAAATCATATGAAACATTTTGGGACAGAAAGGAAGACAGTTTTGCGCGTATGAATAAGACTCGTAAACAGAGGGCAAAGGAATGGCTTCATGGTGAAACTTTAGGTAGTCAGTCAACAGACAAAGAGTCATCTGACAACGAGGACTACTTTGATATTCATTTTGAGGACACTGACACTGTTACATGTGATTCACAAGGTCTTTGGCGGTTTCTACAAACAGTGAACCAGGATTTGATAGCTAGATTACAGTCCTTTAGAAACCGTACTCCGACTTCTAGGCCCATTAGGCAGCATTCGTTAAGAATGCCTTCAAATCAACAGAGCAAAAgtaagctgttgtcaataacacgTTCTGTTAGTCAAGAAAGACCCGAAAAAGTTACTTCTAGAAAGAATGATAAGCAAGACAATATTCCTCATATGGGTAATATTACTGGATTGGAATCGTATTTGACCAGTCCTCGCTTACAGACCCGCTCTCATGTAGATTCAAAATCAACAGAAAGCCTTCATAGAGATAGTTCAGCAAAACATAGTATCCACAGAAAAGATGGTAGCAGTAAAAGCTCGATTAACAATGATTCCCAATCTTGTTCAGTGTAttctaatgataaaaataaaattccagaAGATGATAATGGTAAAAGAGAATCCTATTCTGGATTTATCAGACCCAAAGGATCTCGGATAGCACAAAATAATTCGGTTAAGGATACTTTGCGGTGTGAAGGAGTAACCAGCATAATAAATGATAGTTATGTTCAAAGATCAGTACAGACACTTAATTCTCAGGTAGTTTATCCGCGAGAAGTAACGGAAAATAGACGCCAGAATGTGGAAGAATGGCTTCTTAAATCTGAGTTAGGACAAGAAGATGCTTACATTTCCGACTCAAGTAGAAtagataaatgtaaattattttccaGCAAAGACAGGTGCCAGTCTGACCCTGCATTTCTACAAACTGTTCAAcacaaaacagaatataattaCCATGGAAATCGAATGGGGATGGATTCGACACGCAAATCTTCCATGTTAGACACAACAAAGGATCAGCTGCCTCTGAAGACACCTGTAGACAAAGGAATACTAACTAACGACCAACCCAGTCCATTTACTCATAGTTATAGAAATTACGAGCAATTCTTCAACTCGCCAGTTTTGGAAAACACTTCAGAACGACATTATGAGACTTCTCctagttttgaaaaaaatccaACCCAGGAAAAGATGCAATGTATTCCATGTTCACAGTCACTCTCAGGCAACGTTATCAAAGATGCCGTATCATACAATGAAGGGTGCCATAAGAAAAGAATGTTCCCAGTTAGCAGTCAAGGAAGACCAGTGTTCCGCATTAACCTTCCATTTAGTAAGAGTAATTTAAATATGCAGAGTGATACGTCAGAATTTCACAGGCAGCCAGAGCCATTCAAAAAACAGTGTAATGAAGAATCAATGATTAATTACAATCAACGGAGTAAAGAATCGGTAATTAATTCTACTTCTCCTAAAAGTTCTTTGCTCGATGCACTGATGAATCGTGGATATCGCCACGTCATGTCACAAAGACTGTGTTCTATGGGGCCCTCAAGTTATTTAGCAGTTAACGAAGAGAATCCTGTTGATTCCAGTAACACCACAAATAGAACACTTAGTGATGAACTTGATAAAGAACGCCAGTTTCAAAGCAATGAACTAACACAAGACCACTGTCCTGGAAAAGATGATGACAATAAAAAGGGGATCAAATACGAAGAAAAGTGTGACGAAGGAGaggtgaaacaaaacagtttcgACAGCATTCAGAAAGATAAGAATGAATCTAGTACTAACAATATCCCCCACACTAATAACAATAACGAACAGAGTATGAGTGAAAATGATGTTAatgaatgtaagaaaaatatttctcagAACAAATCTAAATCTAGTATACCAGTAAAAACGAAGGTAAAAGGTAAGGCAGATGTGTCCGAAGGCCCATCCACCCTAGAGAATATGGATAAAGCTTACACAAATGAGGACTGCCAAGTGGAACAAAAAGAGAAAGAGTTTCCAAGAGAAGAAGAGTCTGTAAGCGAAAGGATACTACGAAAGAGCTTTTACCCCAGATTTAATGATGACCGTCAAAGTAGGAGGCGTCGATCTAGCTATCGAGGTAATGAAATTCTACAAGATTTAAAAAATGCTGGTCTCTCAGGAAGTATGTGCAGTCTGTCCTACACTGACGAGACTTCGGATACAGATAGTTTATGGCTCCCATCTTCTAGAAGAGGATCCTTAAGAAATTTCCAAAGGGAAGATAACTTTAGTCGAGATCATAGCAGAGAAAGAACAAAAAGATTGTCTGCTAGACTGGAAGACTACACTGATTTACCAGATCCCCAAACTCCATCAAGAAGGATCCAGAAGAAAGATTATTTATCTCAACATCAGTGGACGATGACGCTGCAGTCATCTGATGATATTGATAGTGTATTTAATGACGAAAAAAAGGACTTTATATCAACAAGAAGACCTGAAAATGTAAGAAGGAAAAGGTCAGATCATGGTCGATTTTCCCTTTATGAACCAAGCGTGTTGTATCCTCCAGGAAGTGGAAATGTTAGCTTTCTTGAGAGGCAGAGATCGTTACTTGGAAATAGACCATCCTCGATTCATGCCTCTTACCTCCACGGTACAATGAGCTCTAGTTATCAAAATCTTTTGTATGATGCAAATTATCTTGACTACGATGAAATTCCTAGAAGATCTTCGTTAGCGAATTCTACGTTTTCATTAGTAGAAGAAATGGAAGATTTCGAAGACTAA